The genomic stretch GCTCCATCTTTTATAATTCCACCGTGTTCGGAACGAGAGCCGACCATAAAGCCGGTTACGTCTTGTAGAAAAACCAGCGGTATTTTTTTCTGATTGCAGTTCATGATGAACCGCGCAGCTTTATCAGCCGAATCAGAATAGATAACGCCTCCAAATTGCATTTCTCCCTTCTTGCTCTTCACCACCTTTCTTTGGTTGGCAACTATGCCGACAGCCCATCCGTCAATACGAGCGTATCCACAAATAATTGATTTGCCGTAATCCTGTTTATATTGTTCTATCTCCGAATCATCCACTAGTCGCTTGATGACTTCCAGCATGTCGTACTGGTTAATAATGTTTTCGGGAATGAGGCCGTATATTTCATTTTCATCCAGCGCGGGCTTGACCGGTTCAATGCGGCTGAACCCCGCCTCATCTCGCTTCCCCAATTTATCTACCAATTTGCGAATGGTTTCCAGACATTCTTTGTCGTCCTTCATCTTGTAGTCCGTCACGCCAGAAATTTCGCAATGGGTAGTTGCTCCACCCAAAGTTTCATTGTCTATGTCCTCTCCCACTGCTGATTTTACCAGATAACTCCCGGCAAGAAATACGGACCCGGTTTTATCCACTATCAATGCCTCGTCGCTGAGAATAGGAAGATATGCTCCGCCCGCCACGCAACTGCCCATGATGGCTGCAATCTGCGGAATGCCCATAGCGCTCATCACCGAATTGTTTCTGAATATTCTTCCGAAATGTTCTTTGTCTGGAAAGATTTCATCCTGCATAGGAAGAAATACACCGGCACTATCCACCAGATAAATAATAGGTAATTTATTTTCCATCGAAATTTCCTGAGCGCGAAGATTCTTTTTGCCCGTTATCGGAAACCAAGCTCCGGCCTTCACCGTGGCATCATTGGCCACCACCACGCAGAGCCGCCCTTTGATATAGCCCAAGACCACCACTACCCCACCGGACGGACATCCGCCCACCTCTTCGTACATTCCGTAGCCAGCAAACTCGGCCACCTCCGTAACGGGCCTTCCCTTATCGAGCAACATTTCAACTCGTTCGCGGGCGGTCATCTTCCCTTTGGCTTTGTGTTTTTCTATAGATTTTTTGCCACCGCCCAAATGAATCTGCTCTGAAAACTTCTTCAGGTCAGAAAGCATCATTTTCATCGCGTCCTCGTTCTTATTGAAATCTAAATTCTTGCTCATAATTCAGGGAAAAATTGAGTGGCGAAACTATAATTTTTTGGCAGTGCTGAGTTTGGAATTCTGAATGATGAGAAAAAATGGTAGGAGTCTGATATTATGGATCCGATGCCTCCAAACCAGTTTCTACAGGGGTTCAAAATATTGAACCCCTACGACATATCGAACAAACAGTCCCGGACTTGCACAATGGTGAGGATATAATGACTGTTGAGGAATAATTATCAGAATCTCAATAACATCCGTGCCCCATCTCAAAGATTGTGATGGAAACCTAATCCCAAAACAAGCCTCATGTTCTTACCAATTTCGCTCGCATGATGCGAGCGTGGGTTAAAGTGAACCCTGCATTTTTAGTCTTTTTTATTGCCGGAGGCCATAAAAACTGTCAGTCGCTGGACGCGAGCAAAAGTGGGAGCTAAAAGGGTATTTGATTGAAAAAGGGCTGTTTTTGTACCATTTATAGGACAGAAATCGGGTAGATTTTCAATTTTAACAATCTGGAAGGGCTGTTTACAGCGGTTTTGAAAATGGTTACATTGCTTACCTCGATGCTTACATTGACTACCTCGATGCTTACATTGCCTACCTCGATCATTACATTGCTTACCTTGATGCTTACATTGAGCATCTTGGTCATTACATGGGCTACCTTGATGCTTACATTGCTTACTTCGATGCTTACAATGCCGATTTTGGTCGTTACATTGCTTTGTTTGATGCTTACGGAGCGTTTAGGGATGGTTGTTTGTTTCGATGGGTGAGAAAACTGTATTTCACGCAGAGGGCGCAGGGTAGATGGGAACACAGAGAGAATACAATCATCAGATTCAGTTCTCTGCATCTCTGCGCCATCCGCGTGAAATTTTTTCATGAAAGGCTCCTAAATTTTTGATGGCCGAAGTGGCGAGGATTGACGAAGCGGCATGGATAGAGCCGGCATCCCCCGGCGTTTCAGCCGGGGATATAGGCGAAAGCCCGGCTGCTGCCCAAATGAAAAAATATTGGAGGCTTGACAGCGCAATCCCGAAAGCAATGGGGATGCGCCTTTTTTGTTTTTATAAGGATTAATTAAGCTCGGCTAACCATCTCCTATTCTTAATTCCCTATTTCATTTTATATTCGCGCCCAGTTACGGTGGCTGTAGCTCAGTTGGTTAGAGTAATGGTTTGTGGTACCATTGGTCGTGGGTTCGAGCCCCATCAGCCACCCTTTTTAAAGACCGGAAGTTCCGGTCTTTTTTATTTTTGACATTCAATTGTGAAGATGAGAAAGATAAGATACAGAGAAGCGTTGCGCGAAGCCATGAGTGAAGAAATGCGTCGCGATGGACGAGTGTTCCTGATTGGCGAAGAAGTGGCTGAGTATGATGGCGCTTATAAAGTGAGTCAGGAATGTTGGCGGAGTTCGGTGCCAAAAGAGTGATTGACACGCCTATTTCTGAATTAGGTTTTACGGGCATTTCCGTCGGTGCCGCCATGAATGGCGTTCGCCCGATTGTTGAATTTATGACTTGGAACTTTGCCATCCTGGCTTTTGACCAGATCATTAATGGCTCGGCCAAGATGCTTTCGATGAGTGCCGGAGAGTTTGGCAGTCCGATTGTTTTCCGTGGGGCACAGGGCAGCGCGGGTCAGTTGGGTGCGCAGCACTCGCAAATGCTGACCAATATGATGGCTTCTGTTCCGGGCTTAAAGGTGATTTCTGTTTCTACTCCTTATGATGCGAAGGGCTTGTTGAAGTCGGCGATTCGCGACGACGACCCGGTTATTTTTTTTGAAAGCGAGGTGATGTATAGCGAAATGGGAGAAGTTCCTGAAGAGGAATATCTGATTCCTATTGGCAAAGCAGACGTGAAGCGCGAAGGAACGGATGTGACGCTGGTGAGCTATAACAAGATGATGAAGATAGCGCTGAAAGCCGCAGAAGAACTTGAAAAGGATGGCATCAGTGCCGAAGTGATTGATTTGAGAACGATTCGTCCTTTGGATATTGATACGATTATCGAATCGGTGAAGAAAACAAACCGCTTGGTGGTGATTGATGAAAGCTGGCCTTTCACTTCAATTGCCAGCGAAATATCCTTTCAGGTGCAAAGACATGCGTTTGACCATTTAGATGCTCCGGTGTTGAGAGTAACTGGTGCGGATGCCTCGATGCACTATGCACCGAATCTGGTGGAGGCCTATCTTCCTTCGGTAGCGAAAGTGATTGATGCGGTGAAGATTGTGAGTTACGCGAAAGGATAGGCCTCGGCTCCGCTCGGCCTCCTCCTAAATTCTTCTCCGAAGGAGAAGGACTTTAACAGCCGGCATCTACTGATATTTGAATTCCCCGTACTGGCTTTTTATTACTACTTCATTTTTATCGGAGGCCTCCACGTGGCCAATTACCTGAGCGGCAATGCCAAACGATTGAGCCACATCAATGATTAAGGAGGCGTATTTTTCGTCGGTGTATATCTCAAGCCGAGTACCACAGTTCATCACCTTGAACATTTCTTTCCAATCTGTTCCCGATTCTCTTTGAATCAATTGAAACAAAGGAGGAACGGGGAGCAAATGATTCTTCACCATCCGTAGATTTTCAACGTAGTGTAGCACCTTGGTATGCGCGCCGCCTGTACAGTTGACAAGCCCACTCACCTTTCCGGGAATTTCTTCCAGTATCTTTTTTATCACCGGAAGATAAGTGCGGGTAGGAGAAAGTAAGGCCTTGCCGATATTAAGGGGTGTGCCGTCTAAATCGTCCGTTAGTTTCTTGCTGCCACTGTAAACAACCGAATCATCAATCGCTGCATCAAAAGATTCAGGATACTTGGTCGCATATTGTTTAGCCAACAAATCATGTCGGGCAGAAGTCAGGCCGTTGCTACTGATGCCGCTGTTATATTCCTCCTCGTAGGTGGCATGACCATAAGATGCCAAACCAACAATCACATTGCCCGGTTGAATATTTTGAGTGAGAATGAGTTTATCTTTCTTCATCCTGACCACCATCGAGGCATCTACCGTCGTAGTACGAACGCAATCGCCCAGGTCAGCAGTTTCTCCGCCCATGAGTTGAATATTCACACCGTGGTCTTTCATCCGCTCAATAAACTCGTTGCCGCCTTTAATAATCTCGGCAATCACTTCACCGGTAATCAGATTTTTGTTGCGGTTGATTATAGAGGTATAAACAAAGTTATCAGTCGCACCCACACAAAGCAGGTCATCCAGATTCATGACCATCGCATCTTGCGCAATACCGCGCCAGACCGAAATGTCGCCTGTTTCTTTCCAGTATAAGTAGGCCAGAATAGATTTGGTGCCAGAACCATCACTGCTCATGACGTTGCAGAAGCTGTCATCCCCTCCGAGATAATCGGGATAGATTTTACAAAAGGCCTTTGGATATAAACCATGATAAAGGTCTTTCACCGCAGCGTGAACCTCCTCTTTCCCAGCCGAAACGCCTCGCTTTTCGTACTTCTCCATCTTCTCTTTAAATCTAAATCACTTTATATCCCACCGCGTCTGCCACCTTCTTCAAACTGGCATGCAGGTTTCTAAACTGCTCGAAATTCAATTGCTGCTCGGCATCGCTCATCGCAACCTTCGGATTCGGGTGTGTTTCAATTAGTAATCCATCTACACCCATCGCGACACAAGCTCGCGCCAAATCCGGAACTCCATAAGCATAGCCAATCGCATGACTGGGATCGAGGATAACCGGAAGATTTGTGTTCTCCTTTAACCACGCCACGCCACAAAGATCCAACGTGAATCGAGTCTTTGTTTCAAATGTGCGAATACCCCGTTCACAAAGAATCACATGAGGATTGCCGCCGCTCAAAACAAACTCTGCAGCTTGAACAAACTCTTGAAGCGTCGTCCCAAAACCTCGCTTAATCAATATGGGCTTTTTGCTTTGTCCGCATTTGCGAAGGATGCCGTGGTCATACATACTCTTGGCACCAACCTGAATGATGTCGGCATATTCAATCACTTCATCCACATGAGTACTGTCGCGCACTTCGGTGATGATTTTCAATCCGTATTTGCTACGCATCTTATCCAGCAACTTCAGTCCCTGCAAACCAAGCCCCTGAAAGGTATAGGGAGAAGTGCGCGGCTTGTATGCACCGGCGCGAAGAACCTTCACGCCCAATTCTACGCAGAGTTTAGCCGCTTGCTCAATTTGCTCTTCTGATTCTACACTACAGGGACCGGTGATGACCAAAGTGTTATTAGTGTTGCCACCAATACTTACCTCACCAATCTTTATCTCCCGCTTTGCAGGTATATACTTTTTACTGGCCAATTGAATATCACTCTCGGTAACAAACACTTCATCTGCCGCGTCTCTTAGCTCCTCATCGGCTGCCTTGATCTTGGAAGAGGTAACCAAAACAAACCTTCCATTCTCGAAAAGTGTGCTCTGATACTTCAAAGCCAATCTCTCGGCCTCTGCTTTGTTTATTTCCTTTTTTAGATGGATAATCATCAAACTCTAATTAAATTATTCAGTAAAACCGTGCCCTTTAGTTGGCCATTTTCATTCACGACGGGCAAAAATAGTACAATAAAATTCAGGTCATTCAAGAGGCGAACAATACCCGACACGGTTGTATCTTCTCTAATAGCAATCGGATTTCGATTGATCACCTCTTTCAAATTGACCGCGTTAAAATCTGAGGTACTGCTTAATAGTCCTCGTCGAATATCTGCATTGCTGACCACCCCCGAAAGCTTTCCGTCATTATTAACTATGAGTGCGAAGCCCAGTTTATAATCCTCGATAGCTTGCAAGATTGTTTTGAAATCTAGATGCTCTTCATAAAGAACCGGCAAATACTTTGTCCCGGTCATGAACTCCTGCACTTGGAAATTGCGATGACTCTCTTTAGGGGGCTGATGAAAACTCAACATGCCCGAAGTCAGCGATTCATGATTGACCAGATAGCTGCCCGAAACCACCGCATTCACCCCCAACATCCGCAGGATATAGGCAATCTGATCGTTGACACCGCCATCGGCATGTATCTTTTTCTTCGGAAAGCGGTGTTGGAAAGAAATGATCCTTTGAAAACTTTCCCGATTGAACTCTCCCCCACTCTTTCCGGGAGTGGTGCTCATCATCACCACAAAATCATACGATGCTTCTACTTGCTCAAAAACATCTATAGGTGTAGAAGAAACGATTGAAAGCCCAAATTTCGTGTTCAGTCCTTTAGGAAGAACAGGAAATTCTTTCAGGTTCTCATACTGAAAGCTGACGAATTCAATCTCCAGGTTTTCAATGTGCGAAAAATATTTTTCCGGTTCCGAAGAAATAATGTGGAGGTCAATAGGGGTTTTGCTAACCTGCCGAATCCGCCGGATGTCGTCAAAAGCTTTGTCATCATCAGCACAATCCACATGAAGCATATCAATAGCATCGGCATCCAGGTCTTTGACCAATTGCTCTAAACCCTTTTCTTTTCTGTAAGAATATATAGATGCTGAAATCTTCATGTCGTTAAAACAAATAACCGACTATTCGATATCGTATTGCAAACGCAACAAGTTGTTGTAGATGCCCTGTTCCATTTTTGAAAGTTCATCGTGTGATCCTTGTTCTACAATTCTACCTTTCTTAATCACCAAGATTATATCTGCTTCGCGAATGGTAGAAAGGCGATGAGCAATGATAAAGGTGGTGCGATTTTTCATTAGTTCATCTAAAGCCTGTTTCACCAGCTTTTCACTCTCCGAATCTAAAGCCGAAGTGGCTTCATCCAAAACCAGAATCTTAGGATCGCGGAGAATAGCCCGCGCAATAGCAATCCGTTGTTTTTGTCCTCCTGAAATCTTTATACCCCTCTCTCCTACTAAGGTATCCAAGCCTTCGGGAAATGAATTGATAAACTCCAGAGCGTAGGCCTTCTGAGCGGCTTGAGTGATTTCTTCTTCCGAAGCACCGGTCTTTCCGTAAGCAATATTTTCGCGAATGGTTCCTCCAAAGAGCATCGTGTCTTGTGGCACCGTTCCAAAGTTCTTACGAAGCGCTGTTATGTTATAATCACGGATACTCTTCCCGTCAATCAAAATATCGCCGCCTCCAAAAGGATAAAGCCCTGAAAGCAGT from Bacteroidota bacterium encodes the following:
- a CDS encoding acyl-CoA carboxylase subunit beta; the encoded protein is MSKNLDFNKNEDAMKMMLSDLKKFSEQIHLGGGKKSIEKHKAKGKMTARERVEMLLDKGRPVTEVAEFAGYGMYEEVGGCPSGGVVVVLGYIKGRLCVVVANDATVKAGAWFPITGKKNLRAQEISMENKLPIIYLVDSAGVFLPMQDEIFPDKEHFGRIFRNNSVMSAMGIPQIAAIMGSCVAGGAYLPILSDEALIVDKTGSVFLAGSYLVKSAVGEDIDNETLGGATTHCEISGVTDYKMKDDKECLETIRKLVDKLGKRDEAGFSRIEPVKPALDENEIYGLIPENIINQYDMLEVIKRLVDDSEIEQYKQDYGKSIICGYARIDGWAVGIVANQRKVVKSKKGEMQFGGVIYSDSADKAARFIMNCNQKKIPLVFLQDVTGFMVGSRSEHGGIIKDGAKMVNAVSNSIVPKFTIVVGNSYGAGNYAMCGKAYDPRLIYAWPSSRIAVMSGDAAANTLLQIQVSALKSKGQEIKPEDEKKLLDEIKAKYFKTLDPKYAAARLWTDGIIDPLHTRKVISMGIEAANHAPITKQFSVGVIQT
- a CDS encoding phosphoribosylformylglycinamidine cyclo-ligase, whose translation is MEKYEKRGVSAGKEEVHAAVKDLYHGLYPKAFCKIYPDYLGGDDSFCNVMSSDGSGTKSILAYLYWKETGDISVWRGIAQDAMVMNLDDLLCVGATDNFVYTSIINRNKNLITGEVIAEIIKGGNEFIERMKDHGVNIQLMGGETADLGDCVRTTTVDASMVVRMKKDKLILTQNIQPGNVIVGLASYGHATYEEEYNSGISSNGLTSARHDLLAKQYATKYPESFDAAIDDSVVYSGSKKLTDDLDGTPLNIGKALLSPTRTYLPVIKKILEEIPGKVSGLVNCTGGAHTKVLHYVENLRMVKNHLLPVPPLFQLIQRESGTDWKEMFKVMNCGTRLEIYTDEKYASLIIDVAQSFGIAAQVIGHVEASDKNEVVIKSQYGEFKYQ
- the aroF gene encoding 3-deoxy-7-phosphoheptulonate synthase, with the protein product MIIHLKKEINKAEAERLALKYQSTLFENGRFVLVTSSKIKAADEELRDAADEVFVTESDIQLASKKYIPAKREIKIGEVSIGGNTNNTLVITGPCSVESEEQIEQAAKLCVELGVKVLRAGAYKPRTSPYTFQGLGLQGLKLLDKMRSKYGLKIITEVRDSTHVDEVIEYADIIQVGAKSMYDHGILRKCGQSKKPILIKRGFGTTLQEFVQAAEFVLSGGNPHVILCERGIRTFETKTRFTLDLCGVAWLKENTNLPVILDPSHAIGYAYGVPDLARACVAMGVDGLLIETHPNPKVAMSDAEQQLNFEQFRNLHASLKKVADAVGYKVI
- a CDS encoding CBS domain-containing protein codes for the protein MKISASIYSYRKEKGLEQLVKDLDADAIDMLHVDCADDDKAFDDIRRIRQVSKTPIDLHIISSEPEKYFSHIENLEIEFVSFQYENLKEFPVLPKGLNTKFGLSIVSSTPIDVFEQVEASYDFVVMMSTTPGKSGGEFNRESFQRIISFQHRFPKKKIHADGGVNDQIAYILRMLGVNAVVSGSYLVNHESLTSGMLSFHQPPKESHRNFQVQEFMTGTKYLPVLYEEHLDFKTILQAIEDYKLGFALIVNNDGKLSGVVSNADIRRGLLSSTSDFNAVNLKEVINRNPIAIREDTTVSGIVRLLNDLNFIVLFLPVVNENGQLKGTVLLNNLIRV